In Canis lupus baileyi chromosome X, mCanLup2.hap1, whole genome shotgun sequence, one DNA window encodes the following:
- the LOC140627917 gene encoding melanoma-associated antigen 10-like encodes MPCSSKHLHLTFEPDIQAQSEIQDLEVSHVLIAEVKEETSSMSFCSFNFSYPSTASSLCSSPVIPVSLEEEKEEKPAATLSPLQSPQSSCSLSTSWSTSEGVSDSSGEEDTSSLKTSIDIASLPRDPLNEKVADLVHFMILKHQLKEPITKVEVLKVVIKRYKKQFPVIFKKASKFLEVISGIDAKEVDPTTHFYVLVNSLELTHEEMLSNNQSMPKNGLLIIILGVIFMEDNCALEEDIWYFLNIMGVYAGREHFLYGEPRKLITRDWVQENYLEYRQTPNRDPPCYEFLWGPRAHADTSKMKVLEFLAKVKGTNSTSVSCWYEGALRDEEVRAQTRIGSMDNTTACSLHRIIPQILRPD; translated from the coding sequence ATGCCTTGCTCTTCAAAGCATCTACATCTCACATTTGAGCCAGACATTCAGGCCCAGAGTGAGATACAGGACCTGGAAGTATCACATGTTCTCATAGCTGAGGTGAAGGAAGAGACTTCCTCTATGTCCTTTTGCTCTTTTAACTTCTCCTACCCCTCCACTGCCTCCTCCCTGTGTTCCTCTCCTGTGATCCCAGTCTCCctagaagaggagaaggaagagaagcctgCTGCAACACTGAGTCCTCTCCAGAGTCCTCAGAGCTCCTGCTCCTTATCCACATCATGGAGCACATCAGAAGGAGTCTCAGACAGCTCAGGAGAAGAAGATACAAGTTCACTGAAGACATCAATAGACATTGCATCTTTGCCCAGAGACCCACTAAATGAGAAGGTGGCTGATTTGGTGCATTTCATGATCCTCAAGCATCAATTGAAGGAGCCCATCACAAAGGTAGAAGTGCTGAAGGTTGTCATCAAAAGGTACAAGAAACAATTCCCTGTGATCTTCAAGAAAGCTTCTAAGTTTTTGGAGGTGATCTCTGGCATTGATGCGAAGGAGGTGGACCCCACCACCCACTTCTATGTCCTTGTCAACTCATTGGAGCTCACCCATGAGGAGATGCTTAGCAACAACCAGAGCATGCCTAAAAACGGTCTCCTGATAATCATCCTGGGTGTGATCTTCATGGAGGACAATTGTGCCCTTGAGGAAGACATCTGGTATTTTCTGAATATAATGGGAGTGTATGCTGGGAGGGAGCATTTCCTTTATGGGGAGCCCAGGAAGCTCATCACCAGAGATTGGGTGCAGGAGAATTACCTGGAGTATCGGCAGACGCCTAACAGGGATCCTCCATGCTATGAATTCCTGTGGGGTCCCAGGGCTCATGCTGACACCAGTAAGATGAAAGTGCTGGAATTTTTGGCCAAGGTCAAAGGGACTAACTCCACTTCCGTCTCATGCTGGTATGAGGGGGCTTTAAGAGATGAGGAAGTGAGGGCTCAAACCAGAATTGGCTCCATGGATAATACTACTGCATGTTCCTTGCATAGAATCATTCCCCAGATTCTCAGGCCTGACTGA